The genomic segment CACATCGTCAACATCCGCGGCAACAGCTACCGGATGCGGCAGCACCGCGATCTGGCACTCCGCCGAAGTGAACCGGACCCCGAGTCGGCGCGGCGTCCCCGCCGCCAGGAGCGCTAACCGCTACGCCGGGCCAGCCCCCCGCCGGGTGTGCAATTTCGATCAGCAGAAGTGTGCAATTTCAATCGGCATTGACACCCCCGCGCCGCCCGCCCAAAGCCTGATCTCCGTGCGCCCATGGTGGCGCACGTACGCGTTTGGTCTTCGATCAGGCCTGCCCCCGTGCGGCACCGGACCACGCCACCGTCCAGAGGTCCTCCATGCTGTTCCTTCACTCCGCACGTGCTCGCGGCCGTCGTGGGCTGCGACCGGTCGTCGTCGCCCTGCCGTTTCTCGGGCACGCACTGCTTGCCTCCGGCGTCCGTCGCTCGCGCAGCCGAGGCGGGAGTACCAGGCGCGACGCGGCCGCCCGACCCGGATCTCCGGTTCCGCGATGCCGCGTTTCACAATCGCGCGGCGCGGGATATGCGTCACACTCGCGCAGATGTCGGCGCACAAGGCCCGCGTTAAGCGCCTTGGAGCGATGCATCAACCGGTGATGCGCTCGATGGGCGGCAAGTAGATAGGGTTTCTGCTCGTCATACCGGCGTTGAACGCGTGGCGAGCCTACGCACGCTCGCATCCCGTCGTTGCCATGTCCAATCGCACATTTGTTGATTGGGCGGAGAAACACTTTCTCAGGAGTACACCGATGGCCAGCATCGAATTGGGGACCTACCTTCGCGGCAACAGTGCGAAGTATCACGACTGCATCGAGGCGTGCGTCGCGTGCCTGGTGGCGTGCGAGATGTGTTCGGACGCCTGCCTGGACGAGAAGGACATCGCCATGATGCGCTCGTGCATTCGCCTCGACCGCGATTGTGCGGACGCGTGCACCGCGGCTATCCGTGCGATGAGCCGCGGTGGCCCGCTCTCGGCCGAGCTGTGCCGAGCCTGTGCCGAGGCATGCGACGCATGCGCCGCCGAGTGCGAGAAGCACGCAGGCATGGCCGAGCACTGCCGACTCTGCGCCGAAGCATGCCACAAGTGCGCCGAGGCTTGCCGTCGGATGGCCGCGTAATCCGACCTGCGCGCGGTGGCATACCACGCGCGGAGTGGCCCGCCTTGTGTTCCATAGTGCTCGGCGGGCCACCGACGGGTCATGTCACCGACCCGTTCATGCATTGGATCGCTTATGCACAAGTCCGTTCGTGCACGGATCACTTCCTCAGCTCCCGCCGTGCGCATTTTAGAATCGCTAGTCCTGTTTCTGGGGGCCGGCCTCATGGAGATTGACGGGGGTTACCTCGTTTGGCTCTGGCTCCGCAATGACCGAAGTGTGTGGCTCGGGGCACTCGGCGGACTGCTGCTCGTCTTGTACGGCGTGTTGCCGACGATGCAACCAGCGGGCTTTGACTTTGGACGGGTCTATGCGGCGTACGGCGACGTGTTCGTCTGCTCTGGGTGCTGTGGGCGCATCGACGGCATCAAGCCCGATGTCGCCACTGTGGTTGGCGCCGTGATCTGCCTCATCGGCGTAGGCGTCGCGGACCACGCGATGCCGGCGAGTGGGACTTTCAGTCGGCGAAACATCGCGCGTGCGTCATCCGCTGCGCCGACTGCAACGGCGCTCCAACTCACATAAGAGAAACCTCGCGGACGGCGGACCAAAGGCGAACGGCCCGAGAAGCACCGGGGTGCCACTCGCGGCGTCCCGACGAGCGCGCAGCTCGCCCGAGAAGCACGGGAGTCCGTCGGAGCGGATCTCACCCGGCAGCACGTCGGTCTGGCGATGGATACCACCGACGATGTTGCGATAACCCACACACTGACGCGGCGGAGCGTTGGAAAGGCGCACCCGAAAGGTGACCATGAGTTCGGCAGAGTCGCTCGTGTCATCCGACCAACCCAGCACGCGCACGCCCAAAATGCATGGTGCGCGTGCAGGTCAACGCAAGGTCGCGCTGCACCGTCTCCGGGCGCTGACGTTCCAGATCGTTGCGCCGATCAGCGCGACGACGCCCGTCCAGATCACCTGCATCGCGGGAAAGTCATGGATGAAGACGACGCCGGCGACGAGCGCGATAGCTACCAACACGGCCACGATGAGCGGCCCCGTCAGCCCGTCGATGCGTCGCCCACCCCCAAAACCCCAGAGGGCGACGGCGAGCGACGCGAACATCAACGGCCACAGGATCGCGTCGTTCTTCAGGAAACCGAGGCCCACCGCGGAGAGACCGGCGATGATAAGCGGCGTGCCCGCGCAGCAGAGCGCGGCAAACACCGCACCCAACACGCCGCCGGTATCGGCAACTCGTACGGCCTTGCTCATCTTCGGTTCGGCCGTACAGGCTCGGGACGCCCATGTCCGGCCGACGTTCCCGCTCGTGGTTTCAGCAGAGGCCACAGCGAGAACAGAAACGCCACTACGAGCACGGTGATCGCAACGCCCATGTACTGCGCAAGCCATGCGGTACCCGCGCTACCGCCCAAGAGCACGAGTAGCAGTATCGCATGACACGGACACGTCAGCGCCACGCCAATCATGCCCAGCGTTCGGCGCGTGGACATGGCCATTATCGCGTGACCTTGGTCGCCGTGTACCCCAAGGTCTTTATCGCCGCGATCATTTGCGCCTCGGTCACTTTCGCCGGATCGAACGTCACGACCGCTGTGCCTTTCTCGTAGCTCACATCGGCTTTGGCCACGCCGGGCAGGCGGGTGAGAACTTTCCGCGTACTCAGGACGCATCCGGCACATGTCATGCCTTTGACCGTGAACGTAATCGTCTGCGATGCCGCGACTTGCTGTGCGGCCGATGCCGACGTGACGGGTGTTGGCGTCGTGGGGGGCTGCGCGTCGCTGGGCACATGCGCCGGCAGCGTGGCAGCGTGCGCGGCCGGCACGAGGCTGAAGGACGAGGTGCGACCCGGCGTACTCGAGCCGCACAGGTCGCAGAGCGCAATGGTGCCGGTGACGGCGAAAATACCGAGGGTGGCGAGTGGCTTGTGCATGGGGACTAGGAGTAGACAGAAGGTTTTGCGCAGTGTGCGCCGTGTCGCCAGCCGAGGGCGGGCCCCGCGGCGCCGAGGGTTGCGCCGCGACGGATCAGAGCAGGAGCACGGACCATCGCTCGAACGTGAGGAACACCAGCGCCACGACGGCGGCAAGCCACAGCAGGACCTTGTCGCGCGTGCGGTCGCGGGGGACGGTGCAGGTCCCATCCGGCGCACACACCGGGGCTCGGCGTCGGCCGTACACCACGTAAAAGCCGAGGGCCAACAACACGACGGCCATCACGGTGAAGAGCGGCTGCAGCGGCGCAAACGTGCTGGCGAGTCCCGCGCCGACGCCCAGCGTGACGAACAGCAGCGGGCCGACGCAGCAGAGCGAGGCCAAGAATGCCGCGCCCACGGCTCCCACGGCGGCCAGCAGCCCGCGTCTCGCCCGCGGCTGATCGGTGGTGAGTTCACGAGTCGTCATGCGCAGCAGCTCAACTTCGCGACGCCCATCGAGCCGCCCTGCGCGGCGTGTTTGAGGCTCTCGACCCACGTGAGATATGGGTGCAGCGTGCCTGAGAGATCGCGCACGGTCAGCCCAAAGCGCACCGCGAGCGTCGCCTCGCCCATGAACTCACCCGCATTGGGAGCGACCGCGTGCACGCCCAGAATGCGGCCGGAGCCCGTCTCGCTAACGAGTTTTACGAGACCGCGCCGGTCGTAGCTCACCAGCGCACGGGGAACGTGAGCCATGTCTAGTACGCTCACGTCGACATGATGACCCGCAGCGCGCGCGGCCGCCTCGGTCAGACCCACCGACGCGACCTGCGGCGCCGTGAAGGTCACGCTCGGGACAGCGGTTAGGTCGAGTTCGCGTGGTGCGTCACTCGCGGCGCCGACGCCGTGCAGAGCCTTCAACGCATTCTCCGCCGCCACACGCCCACCAGCGGCCGCCACATACACGTAGCCCGGGCCGCCGGTCACGTCACCGGCCGCGTACACGTCTGCGTGCGCGGTGCGCAGCATGGCATCGGTCTGGATATAGCCAGTCGGCGACAGCGTCACCCCGACGTCCTCCAACCCCAGATCACGCGTGTTCGGACGACGGCCCGTGGCGACGAGCACGCGCTCGGCCCGGAGCTGCCCCTCGAGCGTGCCTTGGGTGATGTGCACAACGACCTCGGTGCCGTCGCGCTCAACGCGGGTCGCGCTCGTACCCGTGTGGATCTCGATCCCCTCGGCTTCGAGCGCCTCGCGCAGCACGGCCGCGATCTCCAGATCTTCGCCCGGAAGCAATTGTGCACGCCGTTGGACGAGCACGACCCGAACGCCAAAGCGCGCGAACATCTGCCCGAGCTCGACGCCCACGGGACCGCCGCCGAGCACGATCATCGACGCCGGCAGCGCGTCCAGGGCCATCGCGCTCGTGCTGTCGAGCGCATCGACCGCGTCGAGGCCCGGAATCGACGGGAGCGCCGCCGAGGCGCCGGTGGCCACAATCACCTTGCGGGCCGTATGATCTCGCCCCGTCGCGGCATCGCCCACACGCACGCGCAGCACACCGTCCGCACCCGGCAGCAGCCGTGCGTGCCCGATCAAGCGCGCGACGCCGGGATAGCTCGCGAGCACGTCGGCGTACTTGGCCTCGCGCAGCTCCTCCACCAGCGCGTCCTTCTGTCGGACGACTTCACGCCAGTTGACGGACGGTTCGCAGGGCGCGATCCCGGGGAACCCCCGTCGGGCTGCATGGACGTGCGCCGCCGCCTCCATGAGCATCTTGGACGGTATGCAGCCGACGTTGACGCACGTGCCGCCCAGCGTCTCGCTTTCCACGATACCGACCGTTGCACCCATCCCGGCCGCCTGGATGGCCGCAGCGACGCCCGCGCCGCCCGTGCCGAGGATGAGCAGGTCGAAGTCCGAGGCCGGCGTGGATCGACTAGTTTCGGCGTCGCGGCCGGACGCGTCGACTTGCACGACGCGGGTTGGTGCCTCGCCGGCGAACGATGGCGTGTCCGAACACCGCGTTGCTAGCGCCACGGCCTCGGGTGATGCGGACGCAGCCGTCGAGGCGCAGCACGACGCGGCGGCGACGGCGGCGCTCGATCCTGCATCTTGGCCGTCATCGAGGTCGGGCATGATCGGCGCTGCACCATACCCGGCGCGCTCGACCGCCGTGACGAGCGCGCCCGTCAGCGCAGGGGCGGGCGTCGCGCCAGGCGCGAGTTCAACCTGCCCACGGCCAGCCCGATAGTCGGCATGGGCCGCCCGGACACCGTCAACGCGCTCAAGCGCCGTGGAGACGCGTCGGGAGCAATCGAGGCAGGTCATGCCCGTGATCGTGAGGTCCAACGTCATCGCGGTGTGGTCGGTGATGGTCACGTGCCGAGCCCGCGGTCGGAACTGGCGCGCGCTGTGCCGTGCGCGACGGGTGCGAAAGGTGCGAGGCTTTCCGCGCTGAGCGCCGCGATGATCGGACAATCGCGAGCGTCCACGACCGTATCGGGACCGCACGTGTGCTCGCACTCGACGACCAAGTCAGCGAGTGCGAGGCGGAGTGTGCCGAGCATCCGCATCTTCTCGTCGATGTCGTGGATCTTGGCCACCGCGACTTCATGCACCGCGAGCCCGGTTCCGCGGCGAGCGGCGGAGCCACGCAGCTGGAGCAATTCGTCGATCTCCGCGAGCGTAAACCCGAGCACCTGAGCGTGCTTGATGAAGTGCACGATGCCCGCCGCCT from the Gemmatimonas sp. UBA7669 genome contains:
- a CDS encoding four-helix bundle copper-binding protein, which translates into the protein MASIELGTYLRGNSAKYHDCIEACVACLVACEMCSDACLDEKDIAMMRSCIRLDRDCADACTAAIRAMSRGGPLSAELCRACAEACDACAAECEKHAGMAEHCRLCAEACHKCAEACRRMAA
- a CDS encoding YnfA family protein, with protein sequence MRILESLVLFLGAGLMEIDGGYLVWLWLRNDRSVWLGALGGLLLVLYGVLPTMQPAGFDFGRVYAAYGDVFVCSGCCGRIDGIKPDVATVVGAVICLIGVGVADHAMPASGTFSRRNIARASSAAPTATALQLT
- a CDS encoding MerC domain-containing protein produces the protein MSKAVRVADTGGVLGAVFAALCCAGTPLIIAGLSAVGLGFLKNDAILWPLMFASLAVALWGFGGGRRIDGLTGPLIVAVLVAIALVAGVVFIHDFPAMQVIWTGVVALIGATIWNVSARRRCSATLR
- a CDS encoding heavy-metal-associated domain-containing protein — encoded protein: MHKPLATLGIFAVTGTIALCDLCGSSTPGRTSSFSLVPAAHAATLPAHVPSDAQPPTTPTPVTSASAAQQVAASQTITFTVKGMTCAGCVLSTRKVLTRLPGVAKADVSYEKGTAVVTFDPAKVTEAQMIAAIKTLGYTATKVTR
- a CDS encoding mercuric transporter MerT family protein, with product MTTRELTTDQPRARRGLLAAVGAVGAAFLASLCCVGPLLFVTLGVGAGLASTFAPLQPLFTVMAVVLLALGFYVVYGRRRAPVCAPDGTCTVPRDRTRDKVLLWLAAVVALVFLTFERWSVLLL
- the merA gene encoding mercury(II) reductase, coding for MTITDHTAMTLDLTITGMTCLDCSRRVSTALERVDGVRAAHADYRAGRGQVELAPGATPAPALTGALVTAVERAGYGAAPIMPDLDDGQDAGSSAAVAAASCCASTAASASPEAVALATRCSDTPSFAGEAPTRVVQVDASGRDAETSRSTPASDFDLLILGTGGAGVAAAIQAAGMGATVGIVESETLGGTCVNVGCIPSKMLMEAAAHVHAARRGFPGIAPCEPSVNWREVVRQKDALVEELREAKYADVLASYPGVARLIGHARLLPGADGVLRVRVGDAATGRDHTARKVIVATGASAALPSIPGLDAVDALDSTSAMALDALPASMIVLGGGPVGVELGQMFARFGVRVVLVQRRAQLLPGEDLEIAAVLREALEAEGIEIHTGTSATRVERDGTEVVVHITQGTLEGQLRAERVLVATGRRPNTRDLGLEDVGVTLSPTGYIQTDAMLRTAHADVYAAGDVTGGPGYVYVAAAGGRVAAENALKALHGVGAASDAPRELDLTAVPSVTFTAPQVASVGLTEAAARAAGHHVDVSVLDMAHVPRALVSYDRRGLVKLVSETGSGRILGVHAVAPNAGEFMGEATLAVRFGLTVRDLSGTLHPYLTWVESLKHAAQGGSMGVAKLSCCA
- a CDS encoding MerR family transcriptional regulator, with translation MAARAGVSADTLRYYERRGLLQPSGRRASRYREYPPEAAGIVHFIKHAQVLGFTLAEIDELLQLRGSAARRGTGLAVHEVAVAKIHDIDEKMRMLGTLRLALADLVVECEHTCGPDTVVDARDCPIIAALSAESLAPFAPVAHGTARASSDRGLGT